One candidate division WOR-3 bacterium DNA window includes the following coding sequences:
- a CDS encoding alpha-amylase, with product MKWRKYPDILELHTRIWLEEISKKHGRTINFDDFPEEELNRMRDSNFDAFWLMGVWKRSSEAREIALNCENLVSAGKETFENFNPEIDIDASAYSVCDYSVDKTFGSLDGFTEFKKRLEPKKIILDFVPNHTSRDSVWIENFPQIYMQGDSDMVENNSAFVRGDKIFAMGKDPNFPPWNDTAQLDYSKTLTREKMKEVVENIAKFSDGLRCDMAMLVTNSVFSKTWGKDVSGLEEFWKSVIRDVKKQKDDFLFIAEVYWGMEWDLQQQGFDYTYDKTLYDRLKYGENSSVYGHLHAEKVYYEKLVRFLENHDEERSLFVFGKDKLLTAAVLTYFLPGMRLFFQGQFQGRKKRMPIQFKRWPEEEPNPVLMGFFEKLLEILSDDVFHFGKWCLLDIYIPEEPDFSGVFSYHWSNKGVDVVIIMNNTLFHKNGYARVDRIQASENTIVFKDVFTGKVWERDKEAIKSAGLYFDLEPYEFKVYRIC from the coding sequence GTGAAATGGAGAAAATACCCTGATATTCTCGAGTTGCACACGAGAATATGGCTGGAAGAAATATCAAAAAAACACGGCAGAACAATAAATTTCGACGATTTTCCCGAAGAAGAGTTGAATAGAATGAGAGACAGCAATTTTGACGCTTTTTGGCTTATGGGCGTTTGGAAAAGAAGTTCGGAAGCGCGAGAGATAGCCCTGAACTGCGAAAATCTTGTCTCGGCGGGGAAAGAAACTTTTGAGAACTTCAACCCCGAAATCGACATCGACGCTTCGGCTTATTCTGTTTGCGATTATTCCGTAGATAAAACATTTGGAAGCTTGGATGGATTTACGGAATTCAAAAAAAGGTTAGAGCCTAAAAAGATAATCCTGGATTTTGTTCCGAATCATACTTCACGAGACAGTGTCTGGATTGAAAATTTCCCCCAAATTTACATGCAGGGAGACTCAGATATGGTTGAAAACAATTCCGCTTTCGTGAGAGGGGATAAAATTTTCGCTATGGGAAAAGATCCGAATTTTCCGCCATGGAACGACACCGCTCAGCTTGACTATTCCAAAACACTGACAAGAGAAAAGATGAAAGAAGTTGTTGAAAATATCGCCAAATTTTCTGATGGTTTAAGATGCGACATGGCGATGCTGGTCACTAACTCGGTTTTTTCCAAAACTTGGGGAAAAGACGTCTCCGGCCTTGAAGAATTTTGGAAATCGGTTATAAGGGACGTCAAAAAACAGAAAGATGATTTCCTTTTCATAGCCGAGGTTTACTGGGGGATGGAGTGGGATCTTCAACAGCAGGGGTTTGACTACACTTACGATAAAACGCTTTATGACAGGCTTAAATACGGAGAAAACTCTTCTGTTTACGGTCATCTACACGCCGAGAAAGTATATTACGAAAAGCTCGTAAGGTTTCTTGAAAATCACGACGAGGAGAGATCACTATTCGTGTTTGGAAAAGACAAACTTTTAACCGCGGCGGTTCTCACGTACTTTTTACCCGGCATGAGACTTTTTTTCCAGGGTCAGTTTCAAGGCAGAAAAAAAAGGATGCCAATTCAGTTCAAAAGATGGCCTGAAGAAGAACCGAATCCTGTCCTGATGGGTTTTTTCGAAAAACTTTTGGAAATTCTTTCCGATGATGTTTTTCACTTCGGAAAATGGTGCCTGCTCGACATTTATATACCGGAAGAACCTGATTTTTCAGGAGTGTTTTCGTACCATTGGTCGAACAAAGGAGTAGATGTGGTCATAATAATGAACAACACACTGTTCCATAAAAACGGGTACGCGAGGGTTGACAGGATTCAAGCCTCTGAAAACACGATAGTTTTCAAAGATGTTTTCACTGGTAAAGTTTGGGAAAGGGATAAGGAGGCGATAAAAAGCGCGGGTCTGTATTTTGACTTGGAACCGTATGAGTTTAAAGTATACAGAATTTGCTGA
- the topA gene encoding type I DNA topoisomerase yields MAKNLLIVESPTKAKTITKIVGKDFSVLSTYGHIKDMPVSRLGVDIADNFKTTYLLNKSKMKQINKIKESAKKAVTIYIATDPDREGEAIAQHIKEELPQEKTVKRLLFFEITPKAIEESIKKPGKIDSLKVDSQNARRILDRLVGYQVSPILWRAIKSGLSAGRVQTVALKLICKREDERDKFVSQEYWDVLFELGKESARIEAALVKKGDKKIKIETEEQASRMVKEVKNNPVKVKDIFSVEKKKKPKPPYTTSTMQQDAATRLGFSANKTMMKAQRLFEGVDIEDETIGLITYMRTDSVRVSSESVSQARDYLKEQGLKRLVPDKPNKYSDTKKNVQSAHEAVRPTFVSITPESLKGKIDKDMLLLYTMIWRRFLASQCRDSLEKTYTVTFFAGTDLELRSSRTETVFDGFKYFYDFNGEEASALKEFPELKKGEEMKVLSERSEQHFTQPPSRFTEASLIKELDSLGIGRPSTYAPIISILIQRGYVKKNNRSLIPTKLGSIVLKYLIKSFPDIFDEKFTALMEERLDEIEEGKSKKEKVLKEFYSPFQTRMEHLKNSKIPIEIPEEDKICPLCGKQMILKSSRYGSFLGCVDYPKCKGKKDIFSEDVSNAETDLKCPKCGGAMMLVNGRFGKYLKCQNYPDCPTTMPYYIGVDCPQKECDGKIIEKTSSRGKTYWICDKCKSVYWTKPVKKVCQECSSPAMLEKKSKNGTVYTCPVCGAVVKSEEEGSQDQ; encoded by the coding sequence GTGGCTAAAAATTTATTGATAGTTGAATCGCCGACAAAGGCGAAGACAATAACGAAAATTGTGGGTAAGGATTTTTCCGTTTTATCCACTTACGGACACATAAAGGACATGCCGGTTTCTAGGTTGGGGGTCGACATCGCCGATAACTTCAAGACGACGTATCTTTTGAACAAGTCGAAGATGAAACAGATAAATAAAATAAAAGAATCCGCGAAAAAAGCCGTCACTATATACATAGCCACCGACCCCGACAGAGAAGGCGAAGCAATCGCACAGCACATCAAGGAAGAACTGCCTCAGGAAAAAACCGTAAAAAGACTGTTGTTTTTCGAGATAACTCCTAAGGCAATAGAAGAATCAATAAAAAAACCGGGTAAAATTGACTCTCTTAAAGTAGACTCGCAGAACGCGAGAAGAATACTCGACAGGTTGGTGGGTTATCAAGTCAGCCCTATTCTGTGGAGAGCCATAAAAAGCGGTCTTTCAGCGGGAAGGGTGCAGACCGTCGCCTTGAAGCTGATATGCAAAAGAGAAGACGAAAGAGACAAATTCGTTTCGCAGGAATACTGGGACGTCTTGTTTGAACTGGGAAAAGAAAGCGCGCGAATAGAAGCTGCTCTTGTAAAAAAAGGCGATAAAAAAATCAAGATAGAAACCGAAGAACAGGCATCCAGAATGGTAAAAGAGGTCAAAAACAACCCAGTAAAGGTCAAAGACATATTCAGCGTTGAAAAGAAAAAAAAGCCCAAACCCCCCTATACCACAAGCACGATGCAGCAAGATGCCGCGACCAGATTAGGATTCAGCGCGAACAAGACAATGATGAAAGCACAGCGGCTTTTTGAAGGAGTCGACATTGAAGACGAGACCATAGGTTTGATTACCTATATGAGGACAGACTCGGTGAGGGTGTCTTCGGAATCCGTCTCTCAGGCAAGGGATTATCTAAAAGAGCAGGGATTGAAAAGACTTGTGCCTGATAAGCCCAACAAGTATTCCGACACCAAAAAAAACGTCCAGAGCGCGCATGAAGCTGTTAGGCCGACTTTCGTCTCAATAACTCCAGAGAGTTTAAAGGGCAAGATAGACAAAGACATGCTGCTTTTGTATACCATGATCTGGAGAAGGTTTTTAGCTTCACAATGCAGGGATTCTTTGGAAAAAACTTACACTGTCACGTTTTTTGCCGGCACGGATTTAGAACTGAGATCTTCGAGAACCGAGACTGTTTTTGACGGATTCAAATATTTTTACGATTTCAACGGCGAAGAAGCTTCTGCCCTAAAGGAATTTCCGGAGTTGAAAAAAGGCGAAGAGATGAAAGTTCTTTCTGAAAGATCCGAGCAACATTTCACTCAGCCCCCGTCGAGATTTACGGAAGCCTCTCTCATAAAAGAACTAGATTCTCTCGGCATCGGAAGACCGAGTACTTACGCACCGATAATATCTATTCTGATCCAGCGCGGGTATGTTAAAAAAAACAACAGAAGTCTGATTCCCACTAAACTCGGCAGCATAGTTCTTAAATATTTAATAAAATCGTTTCCCGACATATTCGACGAGAAATTTACGGCATTAATGGAGGAAAGACTCGATGAAATTGAAGAGGGAAAATCGAAAAAGGAAAAAGTCCTCAAAGAGTTTTATTCCCCTTTTCAAACGAGAATGGAACATCTGAAAAATTCAAAAATTCCTATCGAAATTCCCGAAGAGGACAAGATCTGCCCTTTATGCGGAAAACAGATGATTTTGAAAAGCAGCAGGTACGGCTCTTTTCTAGGCTGTGTTGACTATCCGAAATGCAAAGGAAAAAAAGACATATTTTCAGAAGACGTGTCTAACGCTGAAACAGACTTGAAATGCCCAAAATGCGGCGGAGCAATGATGTTGGTCAACGGCAGATTCGGGAAGTACTTAAAATGCCAAAATTATCCGGATTGTCCGACAACCATGCCTTATTACATAGGTGTCGACTGTCCTCAAAAAGAATGCGATGGTAAAATAATTGAAAAGACAAGTTCAAGGGGGAAAACCTACTGGATTTGCGATAAATGTAAATCAGTGTATTGGACAAAGCCGGTAAAAAAAGTATGCCAGGAATGTTCAAGTCCGGCGATGCTTGAAAAAAAATCGAAGAACGGCACAGTTTATACTTGCCCTGTATGTGGAGCTGTCGTCAAATCTGAAGAGGAAGGATCGCAAGACCAGTGA
- a CDS encoding prohibitin family protein, translating to MTFLSFLFLIFAISGGIALISMKKKGLGILVLISLLMLSFFAQTLTVIDAGEIGLQVLFGKVLPNPMMQGLHVKNPLAKIVTYSIRLQEYTMSIAPGEGARYNPDPITARTLDNSEITVDITIWWSVNPDSAAKIYSAVATNTDQLRDLLVRPASRAVLRDVISKYKLDDCFKKRDDIRVRLLEELSLYMNPKGVKVDNVLLRNITPPASVDLAIQEKLAAEQQLQKREYEIAIARQDSVKRVVEAGGIASAQFIISSNLTEKYLQWNAIEAIKTLSEKGNSVFYVIPTSSSSSGIPLILNTPQ from the coding sequence ATGACTTTTCTTTCGTTTCTTTTTCTCATCTTCGCGATTTCAGGAGGCATTGCTCTTATCTCGATGAAAAAAAAAGGCCTTGGCATTTTGGTTTTAATTTCCCTGCTTATGCTTTCGTTTTTTGCCCAGACACTCACTGTGATAGACGCGGGAGAAATTGGCCTTCAGGTTCTTTTTGGAAAAGTTCTTCCGAATCCTATGATGCAGGGACTTCATGTAAAAAACCCTCTGGCAAAAATAGTCACTTATTCTATAAGGCTGCAGGAATACACCATGAGCATTGCTCCGGGAGAAGGAGCAAGATACAACCCGGACCCCATAACTGCGAGAACGCTCGACAACTCTGAGATCACGGTCGACATAACAATCTGGTGGTCTGTCAATCCCGATTCCGCTGCAAAAATATATTCCGCGGTAGCCACGAATACCGACCAGCTGAGGGATCTTTTGGTCAGACCAGCATCAAGGGCTGTCCTTAGGGACGTCATAAGCAAATACAAACTTGACGACTGTTTTAAAAAAAGAGACGACATCCGGGTCCGACTCCTCGAGGAATTATCCCTGTATATGAATCCCAAAGGGGTCAAAGTCGACAACGTCCTTTTGAGAAACATCACTCCTCCCGCGAGTGTCGATTTGGCTATACAGGAAAAGTTGGCCGCAGAACAACAACTCCAGAAAAGAGAATACGAAATCGCAATAGCAAGGCAAGACTCTGTGAAGAGGGTAGTCGAAGCAGGAGGGATAGCTTCGGCCCAGTTTATAATTTCTTCAAACTTGACCGAAAAATACCTCCAGTGGAACGCTATAGAGGCAATTAAAACGCTGAGTGAGAAGGGGAATTCGGTTTTTTACGTAATACCCACAAGTTCTTCTTCATCCGGCATCCCCTTGATTTTGAACACGCCACAGTAA
- a CDS encoding aromatic amino acid lyase yields MHHELNGKNLTVETVVDVARKKGTISLNPDSLDKITKCRKMLEEKISSGEIMYGINTGIGEFSEIVLDESQIKEFQKYLIYNHSAGIGEPMPEEWVRGAMLGRINVHCNGNSACRPEITKTIVEMINKEVTPQVCKKGSVGACGDLAPMSQIALLLMGEGKAYHRGELLNGKTAMERAGITIPGLQARDGLAMINGSNFITAMSALFIQDAENFLKQAEIAAAMSLEALKANPSPYDERIHKARGFKGSIKSAKSLRRIMSGGDVFEKRIKSKVQDAYSMRSTPQVIGAAHDALAYAKSQVEIELNGVGDNPLFFPEENLQLSGANFQGTPVSVPMELAGSVLTMVCVLSERRMNRLNNPALSVGLPAFLTKGAGMFSGLMLSQYTADSLIVEQKILSTPASIQSIPAAADQEDFVSMGMNTALKNFQILDNAWGILGIEFMAAAQALDFREYKLGRGTEAAKKTIRRHVDFLDVDRPLFDDHNKMKELVKSCEILKEVEKEIGSMSE; encoded by the coding sequence TTGCATCACGAACTCAACGGAAAAAACTTGACGGTAGAGACGGTTGTCGACGTCGCTCGAAAAAAAGGAACCATATCTCTCAACCCTGACAGCCTCGACAAAATAACCAAATGCAGGAAAATGCTCGAAGAAAAAATTTCATCCGGCGAAATAATGTATGGAATAAACACGGGAATAGGAGAATTTTCTGAAATCGTATTGGACGAAAGTCAGATAAAAGAATTCCAGAAGTACCTGATATACAACCATTCAGCCGGAATAGGCGAACCTATGCCAGAAGAATGGGTCAGGGGGGCCATGCTCGGAAGGATAAACGTTCATTGCAATGGGAATTCAGCCTGCAGACCCGAAATCACCAAGACAATTGTCGAGATGATCAACAAAGAAGTCACTCCGCAAGTATGCAAGAAGGGATCAGTAGGAGCATGCGGAGACCTCGCTCCAATGTCACAGATTGCCCTGCTTTTGATGGGTGAAGGAAAAGCGTATCACAGAGGTGAGCTCTTGAACGGGAAAACGGCTATGGAAAGAGCCGGAATAACAATCCCCGGTTTGCAGGCAAGAGACGGCTTGGCGATGATAAACGGCTCGAATTTCATAACCGCTATGAGTGCTCTTTTCATACAAGACGCGGAAAATTTTCTTAAACAGGCTGAAATTGCCGCAGCGATGTCTCTCGAAGCCCTGAAAGCAAACCCGTCGCCCTACGACGAAAGGATTCACAAAGCCAGAGGTTTCAAAGGATCCATAAAAAGCGCTAAATCACTGAGAAGAATTATGTCCGGTGGAGACGTTTTTGAAAAGAGAATAAAAAGCAAAGTTCAAGACGCCTACTCAATGCGGTCCACTCCACAGGTCATCGGAGCGGCTCATGACGCCTTGGCGTACGCGAAAAGCCAGGTCGAGATTGAGCTAAATGGAGTCGGGGACAACCCTCTTTTTTTTCCTGAAGAAAACCTGCAATTGTCTGGAGCGAATTTTCAAGGCACCCCCGTATCGGTTCCAATGGAACTCGCTGGTTCTGTTCTGACAATGGTCTGCGTCTTGTCCGAAAGGAGGATGAACAGGCTGAACAATCCGGCTTTGAGCGTAGGCCTGCCGGCTTTTTTGACAAAAGGAGCGGGTATGTTTTCAGGGCTCATGCTGAGCCAGTACACCGCGGACTCACTTATAGTCGAACAAAAAATTCTCTCAACCCCAGCAAGCATTCAATCCATTCCAGCAGCAGCCGACCAGGAAGATTTTGTGTCGATGGGCATGAACACGGCTTTGAAAAATTTCCAGATTCTCGACAACGCTTGGGGGATACTGGGTATAGAATTCATGGCGGCTGCACAAGCCCTTGACTTCAGGGAATACAAACTCGGCAGAGGCACCGAAGCGGCAAAAAAAACAATACGCAGACACGTCGATTTTCTCGACGTAGACCGGCCGCTTTTCGACGATCACAATAAAATGAAGGAACTTGTCAAGTCTTGCGAGATACTTAAAGAAGTAGAAAAGGAAATCGGCAGTATGTCTGAATGA
- a CDS encoding MBL fold metallo-hydrolase, giving the protein MNTKRFIVGEIQTNCYFVEDHRELAVIDPGGYSEEMLGFREDYVCKYIILTHNHYDHIAAVPELKRLFPEARIAIHEKDAQNLNDPMINGSFLFGMKIQEIYPDVILNKDDKIILGTSEFRVLHTPGHTEGSISLTAGDTLFSGDTLFRGGIGRCDLPCGDFNKIKKSLRSLFDLKSNFKVLPGHGEETKLYREKKYIFSL; this is encoded by the coding sequence ATGAATACAAAGCGTTTTATCGTAGGTGAAATCCAGACAAATTGCTATTTTGTGGAAGATCACAGAGAACTCGCCGTGATTGATCCAGGGGGGTATTCAGAGGAGATGCTCGGTTTCAGAGAAGACTACGTATGCAAATACATCATCCTAACCCACAATCACTACGATCATATCGCGGCGGTTCCGGAGTTGAAAAGGCTGTTTCCTGAAGCGAGAATCGCTATTCACGAAAAAGACGCCCAAAACCTAAACGACCCAATGATAAACGGATCATTTCTTTTCGGTATGAAAATTCAGGAGATTTATCCTGATGTCATTTTAAACAAAGACGATAAAATAATTCTCGGAACCTCCGAATTCAGGGTTTTACACACTCCAGGGCACACCGAGGGATCGATCTCGTTGACGGCAGGGGACACGCTTTTTTCCGGAGACACTCTTTTTAGGGGAGGAATAGGAAGATGTGACCTGCCTTGTGGAGACTTCAACAAAATAAAAAAATCGCTTAGATCGTTATTCGACCTGAAATCAAACTTTAAAGTGCTTCCAGGGCACGGCGAAGAGACGAAGCTGTACAGAGAAAAAAAATACATTTTTTCCCTTTGA
- a CDS encoding (d)CMP kinase: protein MIVVTIDGPSAAGKSTVAKIVARELAYMYLDTGAMYRAATLYFIENRIDIEDRISVVSALDSVEIEYGERGVILNGSNVESKIRNPEVTKTVSPISAIREVREKLVEIQRGVKHPMGLVCEGRDMGSVVFPGAQYKFFLTASLYERAKRRRKDLEKIGVQMKDEEVGIDLSLRDKYDSEREISPMVIPQGAHVIDTTDMTISQVVEKILLEIEK from the coding sequence ATGATTGTTGTGACAATAGACGGACCCTCTGCGGCGGGGAAAAGCACCGTCGCGAAAATAGTTGCCCGGGAATTGGCTTATATGTATCTTGACACCGGCGCCATGTACAGAGCGGCCACTCTCTACTTCATCGAAAACAGAATTGACATAGAAGACAGAATTTCGGTGGTCTCCGCGCTCGATTCGGTCGAAATCGAATACGGGGAAAGGGGTGTTATTCTCAATGGATCGAATGTCGAATCGAAAATCAGAAACCCCGAAGTGACCAAAACTGTGAGCCCAATAAGCGCTATTAGGGAAGTCAGAGAAAAACTCGTCGAAATTCAAAGAGGCGTAAAACACCCAATGGGCTTGGTCTGCGAAGGAAGAGACATGGGCTCCGTCGTGTTCCCAGGGGCTCAGTATAAATTTTTCCTTACTGCATCTCTCTACGAACGAGCGAAAAGAAGAAGAAAAGATCTCGAAAAAATAGGTGTTCAAATGAAAGACGAAGAGGTGGGTATAGATTTGTCTTTGAGAGATAAATACGATTCCGAAAGGGAAATATCCCCTATGGTCATCCCTCAAGGCGCTCATGTCATTGACACTACAGATATGACAATAAGCCAAGTGGTAGAAAAAATTTTGCTTGAAATAGAAAAATGA
- a CDS encoding 1-acyl-sn-glycerol-3-phosphate acyltransferase: protein MIPKHSLFWSFSHLLAYPLFKNILGLRSIEGKKNLPLDENFILAPNHLNNFDPPAAAFSVYPHECYFLAKKELFEVHPVYSFILKTYNAIKIDRTGKDISAMKKALKVLHKGHILIVFPEGTRKARHNFEDIKTGAAFLSAKTRKLLIPCFISYTNPGIGDLLRGKMETVIKFGRPISPTKDGKTKSTEVLAELWKMEMKRLCGS, encoded by the coding sequence ATGATCCCCAAACATTCTCTTTTCTGGTCTTTTTCTCATCTGCTTGCCTACCCCCTGTTCAAAAATATTCTCGGACTCAGATCTATAGAAGGCAAAAAAAACCTTCCCCTTGACGAAAATTTCATTCTCGCGCCGAACCATTTAAACAACTTCGATCCCCCTGCGGCGGCATTCAGCGTATATCCGCACGAATGTTATTTTCTCGCCAAAAAAGAGCTATTTGAAGTTCACCCTGTTTACAGTTTTATCCTCAAAACATACAACGCGATCAAGATTGACAGAACAGGTAAAGATATATCCGCTATGAAAAAAGCCCTGAAGGTTCTTCACAAGGGGCATATTCTAATCGTTTTTCCGGAAGGAACAAGAAAAGCCCGACACAATTTCGAAGACATAAAAACCGGAGCGGCTTTTCTCTCGGCAAAAACAAGAAAACTTCTCATCCCCTGCTTCATAAGTTATACAAACCCAGGCATCGGCGATTTACTCAGAGGGAAAATGGAAACAGTGATAAAATTCGGCAGACCAATATCTCCGACAAAAGACGGAAAGACAAAGTCAACGGAGGTTTTGGCTGAACTCTGGAAAATGGAAATGAAAAGGTTATGCGGGTCATAG
- a CDS encoding 4-hydroxy-3-methylbut-2-enyl diphosphate reductase: protein MRVIVAKNAGFCFGVKRAVKMAEEVLDSSQSTEKVYILGEIIHNPQTVKMLEEMGAVTIDESDLEKVQPGKLILRSHGVPLEVIEKAKKLKFSIVDTTCPFVKKAQIIADQNSKKENQLIIIGKKEHPEVKALLSHSLYNAFVIGSIEEVKKLDLNPDLKTVIIVQTTFSENKFKKIVGEIILLFKEVLVYNTICNATYIRRTESLSVAEKTDVNIVVGGKNSSNTRELTNFLVEKGYKAFQIESPDEIRDDFFDGSECIGITGGASTPLSVIEEVKKLIEDIRV from the coding sequence ATGCGGGTCATAGTCGCAAAAAACGCAGGTTTTTGTTTTGGAGTCAAAAGAGCCGTAAAAATGGCGGAAGAAGTTCTCGATTCTTCCCAATCGACAGAAAAGGTCTACATCCTGGGTGAAATCATTCACAATCCGCAGACTGTCAAAATGCTCGAAGAAATGGGAGCCGTGACAATAGACGAGAGCGACCTGGAAAAGGTCCAGCCGGGAAAACTCATCTTGAGAAGCCATGGAGTCCCACTCGAGGTCATTGAAAAGGCCAAAAAACTTAAATTCAGCATTGTTGACACGACATGTCCTTTTGTCAAAAAAGCCCAAATCATAGCAGACCAAAATTCAAAAAAGGAAAACCAACTTATTATTATAGGAAAAAAAGAACACCCGGAAGTGAAAGCTTTGCTCTCTCACAGTCTGTATAACGCTTTTGTTATAGGCTCGATAGAAGAAGTCAAAAAATTGGACTTAAACCCCGACTTAAAAACCGTCATAATAGTCCAGACTACATTCTCAGAAAATAAATTCAAGAAAATTGTGGGTGAAATTATCTTGCTTTTCAAAGAAGTTTTGGTCTATAATACGATTTGCAACGCGACTTACATCAGAAGAACCGAATCTTTGAGTGTAGCTGAAAAGACCGATGTAAATATAGTCGTCGGCGGAAAAAACAGCTCCAACACAAGAGAGTTGACAAACTTTTTAGTCGAAAAGGGCTATAAGGCTTTTCAAATAGAAAGCCCTGATGAAATCAGGGACGATTTTTTTGATGGATCGGAATGCATCGGAATTACTGGAGGAGCATCCACTCCTCTTTCAGTGATCGAGGAAGTAAAAAAGTTGATCGAAGATATCCGCGTTTAA
- a CDS encoding 30S ribosomal protein S1 gives MENQNVVEGEKNFEIWDITDDELSVLIDKYSPSLEEGKIVKGTVVRIGPKDIVLDICQKSEGVLSASEFPEDYSLKVGDVIDVFLDELEGEEGFAVVSKQKADFIKVWDDIKAAFDNRSSVEGTITKRVKGGMIVSVFGVEAFLPGSQIDLRPCKDMDQLLGKKFQFRIIKLNWKRRNIVVSRRQILEEDREQKKNQLFNDLDVNSVLEGKVKNITPFGAFIDLGGIDGLLHITDISWGRIQHPSEVLSIGDSVQVMVIGIEKDKNRVSLGMKQLVPDPWKNITEKYPEGTKVQGRVVSMTDYGAFVEIEKGVEGLIHISEMSWTKHIKKPSDILEVDQTIEAVVLNIDPEKQRISLGLKQVNPDPWETIENKYPVGSIVEGKIRTITNFGAFIQLEEGIDGLIHVSDMSWVERIETPRQILKEGKNVQCKVLKIDKESKKISLGIKQLEEDPVQKFISSHQPGDQITGTIVELKDRGIVVKIENNARGFVPFSHLLSDNIKKPSDMYKIGDSLELKIIEMSSDGRRILLSEKEANPNYEESKDADS, from the coding sequence TTGGAAAATCAGAATGTAGTGGAAGGTGAAAAAAACTTTGAAATCTGGGATATAACCGACGATGAGCTGTCCGTTTTAATTGACAAGTATTCCCCATCTCTCGAAGAGGGGAAAATCGTCAAAGGCACGGTTGTCAGAATTGGACCGAAAGACATCGTCCTCGATATTTGTCAAAAAAGTGAAGGGGTGCTTTCAGCATCCGAGTTCCCTGAAGATTACTCGCTCAAAGTTGGCGATGTTATAGATGTTTTTCTCGATGAACTCGAAGGTGAAGAAGGATTCGCCGTAGTCTCCAAACAAAAAGCCGATTTCATCAAAGTATGGGATGACATCAAAGCGGCTTTCGACAACAGGTCTTCCGTGGAAGGCACAATTACAAAAAGGGTTAAAGGCGGCATGATAGTATCCGTGTTCGGGGTTGAAGCTTTTCTACCTGGAAGCCAGATAGACTTGAGGCCTTGCAAAGACATGGATCAGCTGCTTGGTAAAAAATTCCAGTTCAGGATCATAAAGCTAAACTGGAAAAGAAGAAACATAGTCGTCTCGAGAAGACAGATACTTGAAGAGGACAGAGAACAGAAAAAGAACCAACTTTTCAACGATCTCGACGTGAATTCAGTTCTCGAAGGAAAAGTCAAAAACATCACTCCATTCGGAGCTTTCATCGACCTCGGCGGAATCGACGGGCTTCTTCACATCACTGATATATCCTGGGGAAGGATTCAGCACCCCAGCGAAGTTCTCTCTATCGGAGACTCGGTTCAAGTCATGGTCATAGGCATAGAAAAAGACAAAAACAGAGTGTCCCTCGGCATGAAACAGCTCGTACCCGATCCGTGGAAGAACATTACGGAAAAATACCCCGAAGGCACAAAAGTCCAGGGAAGAGTTGTTTCCATGACTGATTACGGCGCTTTTGTAGAAATAGAAAAAGGTGTTGAAGGCCTTATTCACATATCAGAAATGTCTTGGACAAAGCATATCAAAAAACCATCCGACATACTCGAGGTGGATCAGACCATCGAGGCGGTTGTACTCAACATAGATCCGGAAAAACAAAGAATTTCTCTCGGTCTAAAACAAGTAAACCCCGACCCCTGGGAGACAATCGAAAACAAGTACCCCGTCGGTTCCATCGTTGAAGGTAAAATCCGGACCATAACTAATTTTGGCGCGTTCATTCAGCTTGAAGAAGGAATAGACGGATTGATTCATGTCTCGGACATGTCATGGGTTGAGAGAATTGAAACCCCTCGTCAAATACTTAAAGAAGGAAAAAACGTCCAGTGTAAAGTCCTAAAAATAGACAAGGAATCCAAGAAAATTTCCCTGGGGATAAAACAGTTGGAAGAAGATCCTGTTCAGAAATTCATATCTTCCCATCAGCCCGGCGATCAAATCACCGGAACAATTGTCGAACTTAAAGACAGAGGTATCGTAGTCAAGATCGAAAACAACGCCAGAGGTTTTGTGCCTTTCTCTCATCTTCTAAGCGACAACATAAAAAAACCTTCTGATATGTACAAAATCGGAGATAGTTTAGAATTGAAGATAATTGAGATGTCATCAGACGGACGCAGAATTCTTCTGTCGGAAAAAGAAGCGAATCCAAATTACGAAGAGAGCAAGGACGCGGATTCCTGA